The genomic segment GGCTTCACGTTTTTGCTTCGGGTCAAAAATCGGGCGCAGAAGTTGGTTAAGCTGCTCAGGCTCAATGCGCAAAAGGGCTTCCTTTTCGCTGATGAGCCGCTCATCTTTCATATCTAATGCAATTTTGATAGCCGCAAGTCCTGTGCGTTTTCCAACTCGGCACTGCAGCATATAGAGCTTGCCTTGCTCAATCGTAAATTCAATATCCATCATATCCTTGTAGTGTCGCTCGAGGATTTTGCGGATTTTTTCAAGCTGCGCATACACATCGGGATTTTGGCGCTGCAGTTCCGAAATTTTGAGCGGCGTGCGAATACCTGCGACAACATCTTCACCTTGTGCGTTCATCAGGTATTCCCCGTAGAAGACATTTTCACCAGTGGCAGGGTCGCGTGTGAACGCAACACCTGTGCCAGAAGTATCACCCATATTGCCAAACACCATTGCTTGCACATTGCACGCAGTGCCCCACCAAGAAGGAATGTTGTTGAGCTTGCGATAGACAATTGCACGCTCATTGTTCCAGCTCTCAAAGACCGCACCGATAGCGCCTCGCAGTTGCTCGAAGGGGTCACTGGGAAACTCTTTCCTAGTGCGCTCCTTGATGAGACGCTTAAACTGCTGCACCAGCTCCTTGAGGTCTTGGGCACTAAGTTCAATATCCTGCGAAACGCCCCGCTCACGCTTTTTCTGCTCAATGATGGCTTCAAAGGGGTCAATCTCTTTCTTGTCTTGTGGTTTCAAGCCAAGCACGACATCACCATACATCTGCACAAAGCGGCGGTAGCAATCAAATGCAAAACGTGGATTGCCGGTGAGCTTTGCAAGACCTTCAACGGTCTCATCGTTTAAGCCTAAGTTCAAAATCGTGTCCATCATGCCAGGCATAGAGGCGCGGGCACCTGAGCGCACCGAGACCAAGAGCGGATTTTTGGCATCACCAAACTTTTTACCCGTGAGCTTCTCTAACTTTGCCAAAGCGGCAGGTAGCTCTTTCTCAAAAAGACCTTTGGGGTAAGTGCGACCGTTGTCGTAGTAGTATGTGCAAACTTCAGTGGTAATAGTAAAGCCGGGCGGCACAGGCAAGCCGATGTTCGTCATTTCAGCAAGGTTAGCGCCTTTCCCGCCTAATAAATCCTTCATTGCCGCATCACCTTCAGCTTTGCCGCCACCAAAGAAGTAGATATACTTTTTGGATTTGCTTTTGGATTTGCTGGACTGAGTCGGTGTGGTATGGCGTGATGCGGTGGTGGCTTTTCCATTCTTTTGTTGCTGTCCATTCGCTACAGCTTTCAGAGATGACTGAGAAGCAGAAACTGCTTTGGCAGTGGATTTGGCTTTCGCTGGCATACTTACAAAGCTAATGTGTTGAGAAAATGCTAACGGGAGCGAAGCAAGTTACGCAAATTGCTTCGACTCGGCAAGCATTTCTCACAAAGGGCTAGCAAAGAAAGTATGCGAATCGCTGGGCACACGCTGAGCCGTTGCGTCAAGCTGCGCTCACGGAAAGAGCGGCGCGCCGCAACGAAGCGCTCAGCCTCTCGAGTTAGCTTCAAGACTATGCACACCACCGATGCGGTTAGCTAGTGCGGCAAGGTCGGAGTCGACAGAGTTTTCAGTACGAATTTCCGAGAAAGGAATAGCATACTCCTTATCGGCTAAGACGGCAGGCATCATTTGCGTTTCACCAGCGCGGATAAGTTCAGCAAGTTTGCGTGCCATTCGCTGTGCCAGTGTGATGTCCATATTGTTGGGCTTTGCCCCGCGAATATCACGTGAAAATGCCTCGCAGACGATTCGCTGCTCGGTTTTGAGACCAGCCGCCAGAAGTTCGTCGCGGAAGTATTCAGCCGCATTTTGTTTGATACCTTTTGCTTTGCGCTCTTCAGCCTTGTAGCCTTCGGCGACAACAATCACGGTCGACTGGCGAGGGCCGATAAGTTCAGCCAACTTCTTCATATCAAAATTAGACTGTGGCAAGACCGCTAAATGTGCACCAGCACCTAAGCAAGAGTGAAGCGCATGGTAGCCGCCTGCAGCGCCCATCATTTCAATGATGTAGCAGCGATGGTGGGTGCGGGCATCAGCCATATAGCAGCGAATTTTCTCGGCGCCGACTTCGACACCAGTATGCTGCCCAATGCATTCCGTGCCCGATACATCGCTATCAATCGTAACAGGAATAAAGAAGACCTGCACCGTCGGAGGAAGCTGTTTGGCTAAGGCATAAGTGCCAGCAAAAGTGCCATTGCCACCAATGCCGACCAAGACTTTAACTTTGCGCCGTAAGATTTCTTCCACTGCTTTGGCTTGAATTTCAGGTTTCTTGAAGTCGCTGTAGCGCTCAGTGCGAAAGTCAGCACCACGAGCTTCGCGCAAAGGGGGTGAAAAGATGACGCCCGGAATGCGCTCTAACTCGTGATAGAGTTTCGGGCTATAGACCAGCCGCCGATAGTCCTCCGTGCGTCCCTTGACAAGTGAGATAAAGCCTTCTTTTGCCACAAACACGCGCCGCTTGTCATGCTCCAAATACTCCGTGATAAAAGCCGTAACGGGATTATAGCCCGGTGCACAGCCACCATCTTGCACCAAGAGCACATCTAACTCGCGATACATAGCTTCTTCCTCGCTCATAGGGTTGGTGAGCATTCTGGCAAATTCCATACAAATCTTGCCGTAGATGCGAGGACTCAAGCAGTCAGGATTTTCCAAGCGTCGGCGGTCAATGACTAAAACGGTCGAGGGTTCAACCGCAAATGCAGAGCCACTTCTGGGCATATCATTCACCATTGCCGAACGGCCGCAAACCTCACCTGCTTCGAAGAAACGAATAACGTGTCCCAACTTTTCAAACGAGAGCTTGCCAGATTCAATGATGTAAGCTTCGGAGCCATGGTCGCCCTGCGAAAAGACGCACTCACCGGCTTCAAAGTGCTGACGCCAGAGCAGATGAGCAACCGCACGCAGCTCATCAGTAGTAAGCCGCTCAAAAGGCGAGACTTTTCCCAAGAACTCAATGACGTCATCAGGAGAGTAATTTTGAAGGACTTTGGGCATAGTGCGACAGCATTTGAGTTGGAAAAACTTCGCGGCAGCACAAAGATACGGATATTTTCGATAATGCGATTCGTCGCTAAGCAGCCTTAACGCCAGAGTAGTTCAATGTGGCACCACTTCTACTGCAGCTGCTTACAAGATGTGCGATAAAGGTCGGTGGAGTGGAATAGCCTAATCGCTGCCTATTTGCGGTCGCGTGCATAGATTGTGCAATCGCAAGGTAGAAACGGAGCTGTGATGCAGCGCACGAGGGTGCGACAACGGCTTTCCTGAGAGTTGCGCAGAAGGTATTTTTGCACGCATTTCTGTAACGAAACCTTCTCATCATCTATGAAACAACGTTCATTGTTGCCCGCTGCGTGGCTAATTCTGCTGACCTTGCTAAGTGCTTGCGGTGTCTCAAAAGAAACGGTGGATGCCTTAGAGCGCGATAAAAAGCGAATGGAAGATTCGCTTACGACTGCTATCAAGTCCCTCCAAGCTGAAAATGAAGCACTGCGGCGCGACACAGCCACTCTACATACTCAGCTGGCTGAAGCAAAGCAGCGCGAAAAGAAGTTGCAAGAAGAAGCACAGAGAAATCTGGCTGACCTCGAAAAGCGGGCTACTGCACTAGAAAAGCAGCTTGCTCTACGCGATGCCAAACTCTCTCGCCTGCAAGAAGCGCTGCGCGCTGCACTCCTTAGCTTCAAGGATAGTGGCTTAGATGTTTATGTCAAGGGTGACAATGTCTATGTCTCGCTGTCCAACAAACTGCTCTTTCCGCTCGGTAGCACAGCTATCGACGAAAAAGGTAAAAAAGCCTTGGACAAGCTTGCTGCAGTGCTAAATGAAAATCCAGACATCAACATTCAGGTCGAGGGACACACTGACACCACGCCGATTACAAAGCTGGAAAACGTCAAAGATAACTGGGACCTTAGCGTGCTGCGCGCTACGGAGGTCGTGCGATATCTGACGCAGGAAGGCAAAGTAAATCCAAAGCGCATCGTGGCAGCAGGTCGTGGTGAGTATTACCCAGTGGATGCACGCAATACACCAGAAGCAAAAGCGAAAAATCGCCGCATTGAGATTGTGCTGACGCCTGACCTCTCCGAGCTAATACAGCTGGCGAAGGCAAGCGACGGCGCAGCCATAACAAAAGGCAAAGCTGCAAAAGCCGCAAAAGGCAGCAAGAAAGCAAAAGCCAAAGGCAAAAAGAAAGGTAAATAGGTGGCAAGGAACAAGTTGCACATTATTCCCGAAGAGCTAAGCGTGTTACACCGTCTGCGCGTGCATAGCGCAGTAGAGAGGGGCACCAATTGAACGCCACTTAGGTGCACGAATGTTTATGGAGTAACTTTGCTGTGCTATGCGGTCCTTGACGCGCACCGAGCCGAATCCCGTTCTTCTCGTTTTAGCCTTTCTGGCGGTCTACTTCATTTGGGGTTCGACCTACCTTGCAATTCGCTTTGCGATTGAGACCATTCCACCCTTCTTGATGGGAGGGATTCGTTTTCTGACAGCAGGTTTGCTCCTCTACGGAGTGCTGCGTATTCGGCAAGAACCTGCACCGACGTGGGCACAGTGGCGGAGTGCAGCGATTCTGGGCACACTAATGCTGTTCATTGGCAATGGCTGTGTGGTCTGGGCAGAGCAGCATATTTCCTCAAGCCTTGCAGCATTGCTGATTACGACAGAACCAATTTGGATTGTATTACTGCAGTGGCTTGCGATGGGTGGAGAGATGCCGAATCCCAGTATTTGGCTTGGGGTCTTAATGGGCACAGTTGGTGTGATGTTGCTCGTAGGAGAAGGGCTATTTTCCCAAGCTCTGCAGGTAGATTATGCAGGCATTGTTGCTGTAGTGGCGGCTACGCTGGCGTGGGCAATCGGGTCGCTTTACATCACGCGAGCGGAAATGCCCGATTCGCCTTTGCAAGCAACCTCAATGCAAATGCTGGTAGGCGGTGCACTGCAGCTCACATTAGGCACACTGCGCGGCGAATGGGCATTATTCTCACCTGAGAAAATCAGTGCGATGTCGTGGCTCTCGCTGGGCTACCTTGTTGTGTTCGGCTCAATTGTGGCATACACCGCATACAACTGGCTGGCGCGCGTAGCCCCACCAAGCCGCGTGGCAACATATGCCTACATCAATCCAGTAATTGCCGTGTTTTTAGGGTGGCTCATTGGGCGCGAAACGCTGACTGGGCAAATGCTCGTAGCAGCTGCGCTGATGATTTTAGCGGTGTTTGTGATTACAACCCACACACACCGCTCTCACTAAAGTTCCGCATTCATCTCTCCGCGTTCAATTTGTACAAGCTGTGGCCCAGTGTGGTGCTGCAATCATATCGCCAAATACACCCAAGTTCAGCAGCAAAGCAGTGTGTAATCAGTTGGCACAATGTCGGAAGAATCAAGGGTCTCGGAAAGCAGCGCTGAAATGGGTTTCTTAGCAAGCGGGTGAATCGGGTTAGCAAGCTCCAAGAGCGGCACAAGTGCAAACTTTCGGAAGGGGAGCGCAGGATGTGGAATCGTAAGCGTAGGTTCATCTATAACTAAATCGTCATAGAGTAAAATATCAAGGTCAATAAGGCGTGCTGACCAGCGTTCATAGTGCTCGGGGCGACCTAAGCGGCGCTCAATTGATTTCAGTTGCTGCAGCAAAGCAAGTGGTTCTAAGGCTGTCTGAATAGAGGCAACGGCGTTTAGAAAAGGGGGCTGGTGAGGCATGCCCCAAGGTGGCGTCTCATAGATGCGTGAGACACCAAGCACCGTAGTGTGTGGCACTGCGTTCAGCGCCGATGCCGCTGCACGTAGCTGGCTGAGCCGCTCACCTAAGTTTGCACCTAAGCCAATAAATGCAACAGGCATTAGCGTTTTACAAACTCAATCTGGCGGTCTTTAAGTACCACTTCAACCGTATCGCCTTCGGAAATTTCGCCCTTCAGGATGCGTTCTGCCAGTGCATTAGTGATGTACTTTTGCATCACGCGCTTTAGAGGACGAGCACCAAAGCTCGGGTCATAGCCTAATTGCCCAAGCCAATCTTTTGCCTCAGGAGAGAGTTTTAAAGTGATGTTTTGCTTCTTGGCGGTCTCGGCAATGCGCTGGAACTGGATGTCAACAATTGCTGCAATTTCATCGCGCGTGAGGGGCGCAAAAACAATCACTTCGTCAATTCGGTTAAGGAACTCAGGGCGCATTTTCTTGCGCAAAAGCTCAAATAGCTCGACGCGCAAGCGAGAAAGGATTTCCTCGCGATTGCTGTCGTTGAGCAGTTGCATCTGGTCTTGAATAAGGTGCGCCCCCAAGTTG from the Chloroherpetonaceae bacterium genome contains:
- a CDS encoding EamA family transporter, giving the protein MRSLTRTEPNPVLLVLAFLAVYFIWGSTYLAIRFAIETIPPFLMGGIRFLTAGLLLYGVLRIRQEPAPTWAQWRSAAILGTLMLFIGNGCVVWAEQHISSSLAALLITTEPIWIVLLQWLAMGGEMPNPSIWLGVLMGTVGVMLLVGEGLFSQALQVDYAGIVAVVAATLAWAIGSLYITRAEMPDSPLQATSMQMLVGGALQLTLGTLRGEWALFSPEKISAMSWLSLGYLVVFGSIVAYTAYNWLARVAPPSRVATYAYINPVIAVFLGWLIGRETLTGQMLVAAALMILAVFVITTHTHRSH
- the folK gene encoding 2-amino-4-hydroxy-6-hydroxymethyldihydropteridine diphosphokinase; its protein translation is MPVAFIGLGANLGERLSQLRAAASALNAVPHTTVLGVSRIYETPPWGMPHQPPFLNAVASIQTALEPLALLQQLKSIERRLGRPEHYERWSARLIDLDILLYDDLVIDEPTLTIPHPALPFRKFALVPLLELANPIHPLAKKPISALLSETLDSSDIVPTDYTLLCC
- a CDS encoding OmpA family protein, which gives rise to MKQRSLLPAAWLILLTLLSACGVSKETVDALERDKKRMEDSLTTAIKSLQAENEALRRDTATLHTQLAEAKQREKKLQEEAQRNLADLEKRATALEKQLALRDAKLSRLQEALRAALLSFKDSGLDVYVKGDNVYVSLSNKLLFPLGSTAIDEKGKKALDKLAAVLNENPDINIQVEGHTDTTPITKLENVKDNWDLSVLRATEVVRYLTQEGKVNPKRIVAAGRGEYYPVDARNTPEAKAKNRRIEIVLTPDLSELIQLAKASDGAAITKGKAAKAAKGSKKAKAKGKKKGK
- a CDS encoding 6-phosphofructokinase, yielding MPKVLQNYSPDDVIEFLGKVSPFERLTTDELRAVAHLLWRQHFEAGECVFSQGDHGSEAYIIESGKLSFEKLGHVIRFFEAGEVCGRSAMVNDMPRSGSAFAVEPSTVLVIDRRRLENPDCLSPRIYGKICMEFARMLTNPMSEEEAMYRELDVLLVQDGGCAPGYNPVTAFITEYLEHDKRRVFVAKEGFISLVKGRTEDYRRLVYSPKLYHELERIPGVIFSPPLREARGADFRTERYSDFKKPEIQAKAVEEILRRKVKVLVGIGGNGTFAGTYALAKQLPPTVQVFFIPVTIDSDVSGTECIGQHTGVEVGAEKIRCYMADARTHHRCYIIEMMGAAGGYHALHSCLGAGAHLAVLPQSNFDMKKLAELIGPRQSTVIVVAEGYKAEERKAKGIKQNAAEYFRDELLAAGLKTEQRIVCEAFSRDIRGAKPNNMDITLAQRMARKLAELIRAGETQMMPAVLADKEYAIPFSEIRTENSVDSDLAALANRIGGVHSLEANSRG